Proteins co-encoded in one Klebsiella michiganensis genomic window:
- the mglC gene encoding beta-methylgalactoside transporter permease (ABC transporter; functions in galactose transport; part of MglA2C2B transporter complex), with protein sequence MSALNKKSFLTYLKEGGIYVVLLVLLAIIIFQDPTFLSLLNLSNILTQSSVRIIIALGVAGLIVTQGTDLSAGRQVGLAAVVAATLLQSMDNVNKVFPDMHTMPIPLVLLIVCAVGAVIGLVNGIIIAYLNVTPFITTLGTMIIVYGINSLYYDFVGASPISGFDSHFSTFTQGFIALGSFRLSYITFYALFAVLFVWVLWNKTRFGKNIFAIGGNPEAAKVSGVNVALNLIMIYALSGVFYAFGGMLEAGRIGSATNNLGFMYELDAIAACVVGGVSFSGGVGTVLGVVTGVIIFTVINYGLTYIGVNPYWQYIIKGGIIIFAVALDSLKYARKK encoded by the coding sequence ATGAGTGCGTTAAATAAGAAGAGTTTTCTAACTTATCTAAAAGAGGGCGGCATCTACGTGGTGCTGCTGGTGCTGCTGGCGATCATCATTTTCCAGGATCCGACCTTCTTAAGTCTGCTTAACCTGAGTAACATTCTGACTCAGTCCTCGGTGCGTATTATTATCGCGCTGGGCGTGGCCGGGCTGATTGTGACCCAGGGGACCGACTTGTCCGCGGGGCGTCAGGTTGGGCTGGCGGCGGTTGTCGCGGCAACGCTTTTGCAATCCATGGATAACGTCAACAAGGTGTTCCCGGACATGCACACGATGCCGATTCCGCTGGTGCTGCTGATTGTTTGCGCCGTGGGCGCGGTGATTGGCCTGGTGAACGGGATTATCATTGCCTACCTGAACGTGACGCCGTTTATTACCACCCTGGGCACCATGATCATCGTGTACGGGATCAACTCCCTGTATTACGACTTCGTGGGGGCATCGCCGATTTCCGGTTTTGATTCTCACTTCTCGACCTTCACACAGGGCTTTATTGCGCTGGGCAGCTTCCGCCTGTCCTATATCACGTTCTACGCCCTGTTTGCGGTGCTGTTCGTCTGGGTGCTTTGGAACAAAACCCGCTTCGGGAAAAACATCTTCGCTATCGGGGGCAACCCGGAAGCGGCGAAAGTGTCCGGCGTTAACGTGGCGCTGAACCTGATCATGATTTATGCCCTGTCTGGCGTGTTTTATGCCTTTGGCGGGATGCTGGAAGCGGGGCGTATCGGTTCGGCCACCAACAACCTCGGCTTTATGTATGAGCTGGATGCGATTGCGGCGTGCGTGGTCGGCGGCGTGTCGTTCAGCGGCGGGGTGGGGACGGTACTGGGCGTGGTGACCGGGGTTATCATCTTTACGGTTATCAACTACGGCCTGACCTATATCGGCGTGAACCCTTACTGGCAGTACATTATTAAGGGCGGCATC
- a CDS encoding sugar ABC transporter ATP-binding protein codes for MVDNNSATPTEFLLEMTGINKSFPGVKALDNVNLKVRPHSIHALMGENGAGKSTLLKCLFGIYSKDSGSILFQGKEVNFSSTKEALENGISMVHQELNLVLQRTVMDNMWLGRYPTKGVFVDQDKMYRDTKEIFDELDIDIDPRARVGTLSVSQMQMIEIAKAFSYNAKIVIMDEPTSSLTEKEVNHLFKIIRKLKDRGCGIVYISHKMEEIFQLCDEITILRDGQWIATQPLEGLDMDKIIAMMVGRSLNQRFPDKSNVPGEVILEVRNLTSLRQPSIRDISFDLHKGEILGIAGLVGAKRTDIVETLFGIREKSGGTIKLHGKKINNSSANEAINHGFALVTEERRSTGIYAYLDIGFNSLISNIRNYKNKVGLLDNSRMKSDTQWVIDSMRVKTPGHRTSIGSLSGGNQQKVIIGRWLLTQPEILMLDEPTRGIDVGAKFEIYQLIAELAKKGKGIIIISSEMPELLGITDRILVMSNGLVAGIVDTKTTTQNEILRLASVHL; via the coding sequence ATGGTCGACAATAACTCAGCTACGCCGACGGAATTTTTGCTGGAAATGACCGGCATTAATAAATCCTTCCCCGGCGTCAAGGCACTGGATAATGTTAATTTAAAAGTGCGTCCACACTCTATTCACGCCCTGATGGGTGAAAACGGTGCGGGCAAATCGACATTATTGAAATGCCTTTTTGGGATCTACAGCAAAGATTCCGGCAGTATCCTTTTTCAGGGAAAAGAGGTGAATTTCAGCAGCACGAAAGAGGCGCTGGAAAACGGTATTTCTATGGTGCATCAGGAGCTTAACCTGGTTCTGCAGCGCACCGTGATGGACAACATGTGGCTTGGGCGCTACCCGACCAAAGGCGTGTTTGTCGATCAGGATAAAATGTACCGCGACACCAAAGAGATATTTGACGAGCTGGATATTGATATCGACCCGCGAGCCCGCGTCGGTACGCTATCTGTTTCTCAAATGCAAATGATTGAAATCGCCAAGGCTTTTTCCTATAACGCCAAAATCGTTATTATGGACGAGCCAACGTCATCGCTGACGGAAAAAGAAGTTAATCATCTTTTTAAAATCATTCGCAAATTAAAAGATCGCGGCTGCGGCATTGTTTATATCTCCCATAAAATGGAAGAAATATTCCAGCTGTGCGATGAAATTACTATTTTGCGCGACGGGCAGTGGATTGCCACCCAGCCGCTGGAAGGGCTGGATATGGACAAAATCATCGCCATGATGGTGGGCCGCTCCCTGAACCAACGCTTCCCGGACAAATCCAACGTGCCGGGCGAAGTTATCCTCGAAGTACGCAACCTGACCTCGCTGCGGCAGCCATCGATTCGCGATATTTCCTTTGATCTGCACAAAGGGGAAATCCTCGGCATTGCCGGCCTGGTCGGCGCGAAGCGTACCGACATTGTGGAAACGCTGTTTGGTATCCGCGAAAAATCTGGCGGCACCATTAAGCTGCACGGCAAAAAGATTAACAACAGCAGCGCGAACGAAGCGATTAATCACGGCTTTGCGCTGGTGACTGAAGAGCGCCGCTCGACCGGGATTTACGCCTACCTGGATATCGGCTTTAACTCACTCATTTCCAATATTCGTAATTACAAAAACAAGGTCGGCCTGCTGGATAACTCCCGCATGAAAAGCGATACCCAGTGGGTTATCGACTCCATGCGCGTGAAAACGCCGGGGCACCGGACCTCCATCGGCTCACTGTCCGGCGGTAACCAGCAAAAAGTCATTATTGGCCGCTGGCTGCTTACTCAACCGGAAATCCTGATGCTGGATGAACCGACGCGCGGCATTGACGTTGGCGCCAAGTTTGAGATTTACCAACTGATTGCCGAACTGGCCAAAAAAGGGAAAGGGATCATTATCATTTCGTCCGAGATGCCGGAATTGTTAGGGATTACAGACCGTATTCTGGTCATGAGCAACGGGCTCGTGGCCGGAATTGTAGACACCAAAACAACAACGCAGAACGAAATCCTCCGTCTTGCGTCTGTGCACCTGTGA
- a CDS encoding sugar ABC transporter substrate-binding protein (wtih MglAC is involved in the transport of beta-methylgalactoside), which produces MNKKVLTLSAVMSCMLFGAAANAADRIGVTIYKYDDNFMSVVRKAIEKDAKASPDVQLLMNDSQNDQSKQNDQIDVLLAKGVKALAINLVDPAAAGTVIEKARAQNVPVVFFNKEPSRKALDSYDKAYYVGTDSKESGIIQGDLIAKHWAANPAWDLNKDGQIQFVLLKGEPGHPDAEARTTYVIKELNDKGLKTQQLQLDTAMWDTAQAKDKMDAWLSGPNANKIEVVIANNDAMAMGAVEALKAHNKTSIPVFGVDALPEALALVKSGAMAGTVLNDANNQAKATFDLAKNLADGKPAAEGTNWKIENKIVRVPYVGVDKDNLAQFIGK; this is translated from the coding sequence ATGAATAAGAAGGTTTTGACTCTGTCCGCCGTGATGTCCTGCATGCTGTTTGGTGCCGCAGCGAACGCCGCTGACCGTATTGGTGTGACGATTTATAAATACGACGACAACTTCATGTCAGTGGTTCGTAAAGCTATCGAGAAAGATGCGAAAGCGTCACCTGACGTACAGCTGCTGATGAACGACTCCCAAAACGACCAGTCCAAACAGAACGACCAGATCGACGTTCTGCTGGCCAAAGGCGTGAAAGCGCTGGCCATCAACCTGGTTGACCCGGCTGCAGCGGGCACCGTAATCGAAAAAGCACGCGCGCAAAACGTGCCGGTTGTGTTCTTCAACAAAGAACCTTCCCGTAAAGCGCTGGATAGCTACGACAAAGCTTACTACGTTGGTACCGACTCCAAAGAGTCCGGCATCATCCAGGGCGACCTGATCGCTAAACACTGGGCGGCTAACCCGGCCTGGGATCTGAACAAAGACGGCCAGATCCAGTTCGTGCTGCTGAAAGGTGAACCGGGCCACCCGGATGCCGAAGCGCGTACCACCTACGTTATCAAAGAGCTGAACGATAAAGGTCTGAAAACTCAGCAACTGCAGCTGGATACCGCCATGTGGGATACCGCTCAGGCTAAAGACAAAATGGATGCGTGGCTTTCCGGCCCGAACGCTAACAAAATCGAAGTGGTTATCGCTAACAACGACGCGATGGCAATGGGTGCAGTAGAAGCGCTGAAAGCGCACAACAAAACCTCTATTCCAGTCTTTGGCGTAGATGCCCTGCCGGAAGCGCTGGCGCTGGTGAAATCCGGTGCAATGGCCGGTACCGTGCTGAACGACGCCAACAACCAGGCAAAAGCCACCTTCGACCTGGCGAAAAACCTGGCCGACGGTAAGCCAGCCGCCGAAGGCACTAACTGGAAGATTGAGAACAAAATCGTACGCGTACCTTATGTAGGCGTGGATAAAGATAATCTCGCACAGTTCATCGGCAAATAA
- a CDS encoding transcriptional regulator (controls transcription of galETKM), translating to MRPTPPTPITIRDVARIAGVSVATVSRVLNNSALVSPETRENVMLAVSELGYRPNANAQALATQVSDTIGVVVMDVSDPFFGALVKAVDVVAQQHNKYLLIGNSYHQAEKERHAIEVLIRQRCSALIVHAKALSDEELANFLEQVPGMVLINRLVPGYAHRCVCLDNVSGAVMATRMLLNQGHSRIGYLASSHQIEDNDQRHQGWLQALEEQGISPPEGWVGMGTPDMQGGEAAMVELLGRNLQLSAVFSYNDSMAAGALTALKDNGIAVPQHVSIIGFDDIPIARYTDPQLTTVRYPVVSMARLATELALQGAAGQLNSDVTHCFMPTLVRRHSVAIKQNVASITPLSKS from the coding sequence ATGAGACCGACTCCCCCAACGCCGATTACCATTCGTGACGTTGCCCGTATCGCCGGGGTTTCAGTAGCGACAGTATCCCGAGTATTAAATAACAGCGCGCTGGTCAGCCCGGAAACGCGCGAAAATGTCATGCTGGCGGTTTCTGAGCTGGGCTACCGTCCAAATGCCAATGCGCAAGCGCTGGCCACTCAGGTGAGCGACACCATTGGTGTGGTAGTGATGGACGTGTCCGACCCCTTCTTCGGGGCGCTGGTGAAAGCCGTGGACGTGGTTGCCCAGCAGCACAATAAATATTTGCTGATCGGCAACAGCTACCACCAGGCAGAGAAAGAACGCCATGCCATAGAAGTGCTCATCCGCCAGCGCTGTAGCGCGCTAATTGTGCACGCAAAGGCGCTGAGCGATGAGGAGCTGGCTAATTTTCTGGAACAGGTGCCCGGCATGGTGCTGATCAATCGCCTGGTGCCCGGCTATGCCCATCGCTGCGTCTGCCTGGACAACGTCAGCGGGGCGGTGATGGCCACGCGGATGCTGCTGAACCAGGGCCACTCGCGCATCGGTTATCTGGCCTCAAGCCATCAGATTGAAGATAACGACCAGCGGCATCAGGGCTGGCTACAGGCGCTGGAAGAGCAGGGGATTTCGCCGCCGGAGGGCTGGGTTGGAATGGGCACGCCGGACATGCAGGGCGGAGAGGCCGCGATGGTTGAGCTGCTGGGTCGTAACCTGCAGCTGAGCGCAGTCTTTTCTTATAACGACAGCATGGCGGCCGGCGCGCTAACGGCGCTAAAAGACAACGGCATCGCCGTACCGCAGCATGTTTCCATCATCGGCTTCGACGATATTCCCATTGCCCGCTACACCGACCCACAGCTGACGACCGTGCGCTATCCGGTGGTTTCTATGGCGCGCCTGGCGACAGAACTGGCGTTACAGGGTGCGGCAGGCCAGCTGAACAGTGATGTAACGCACTGTTTTATGCCGACTTTAGTCCGCCGTCATTCGGTCGCGATAAAACAAAATGTGGCGTCGATCACTCCGCTGTCAAAGAGTTAG
- the folE gene encoding GTP cyclohydrolase (involved in the first step of tetrahydrofolate biosynthesis; catalyzes the formation of formate and 2-amino-4-hydroxy-6-(erythro-1,2,3-trihydroxypropyl)dihydropteridine triphosphate from GTP and water; forms a homopolymer), translated as MSSLSKEAALVHEALVARGLETPLRPPLRELDNETRKSQIAAHMTEIMQLLNLDLSDDSLMETPHRIAKMYVDEIFSGLDYANFPKITVIENKMKVDEMVTVRDITLTSTCEHHFVTIDGKATVAYIPKETVIGLSKINRIVQFFAQRPQVQERLTQQILIALQTLLGTNNVAVSIDAVHYCVKARGVKDATSATTTTSLGGLFKSSQNTRQEFLRAVRHN; from the coding sequence ATGTCATCACTCTCAAAAGAAGCCGCCCTGGTTCATGAGGCGCTGGTTGCGCGCGGTCTGGAAACACCGCTGCGTCCGCCGTTGCGTGAACTGGATAATGAAACCCGGAAAAGCCAGATTGCCGCCCATATGACGGAAATCATGCAGCTGCTTAATCTCGATTTGAGTGACGACAGCCTGATGGAAACCCCGCATCGCATCGCAAAAATGTATGTCGATGAAATTTTCTCCGGTCTGGATTACGCCAATTTCCCGAAAATCACCGTCATTGAAAACAAAATGAAGGTGGATGAAATGGTCACCGTGCGCGATATCACCCTGACTAGCACCTGCGAGCACCACTTCGTGACTATCGACGGCAAAGCTACCGTGGCGTATATCCCGAAAGAGACCGTCATTGGCTTGTCCAAAATTAACCGCATCGTGCAGTTTTTCGCTCAGCGTCCGCAGGTTCAGGAACGCCTGACCCAGCAGATCCTGATTGCGCTGCAAACGCTGCTGGGCACCAACAACGTCGCGGTTTCCATCGATGCGGTGCATTACTGCGTGAAAGCGCGTGGCGTAAAAGATGCCACCAGTGCGACCACCACCACGTCGCTCGGCGGCCTGTTTAAGTCCAGTCAGAATACGCGTCAGGAGTTCCTGCGCGCAGTACGCCACAATTAA
- a CDS encoding S-formylglutathione hydrolase — translation MELLEEHRCFEGWQQRWRHPSTVLNCPMTFSIFLPPPASATPPPVVYWLSGLTCNDENFTTKAGAQRVAAELGIVLVMPDTSPRGEDVPNDAGYDLGQGAGFYLNATQQPWATHFRMYDYLRDELPQLIADNFSVSEKASIFGHSMGGHGALMMALKNPGRFRSVSAFAPIVNPTRVPWGQKAFKAYLGTDESLWQDWDSCCLLAKAPQSAQLPMLIDQGDDDQFLADQLRPEEFEKVAQEKGWPLALRIQPGCDHSYYFIATFVEDHLRFHAEHLQG, via the coding sequence ATGGAATTACTGGAAGAACACCGATGTTTCGAAGGCTGGCAGCAGCGCTGGCGCCACCCGTCTACCGTGCTTAACTGCCCCATGACGTTCAGTATTTTTCTCCCACCTCCGGCAAGCGCCACGCCACCGCCGGTGGTTTACTGGCTTTCCGGGCTAACCTGCAACGATGAAAACTTCACGACCAAAGCGGGCGCGCAGCGCGTTGCAGCAGAGCTTGGCATTGTGCTGGTGATGCCGGACACCAGCCCGCGGGGCGAAGACGTTCCTAACGATGCAGGCTACGACCTGGGCCAGGGCGCGGGCTTTTATCTCAACGCAACTCAGCAGCCGTGGGCTACGCACTTCCGCATGTACGATTACCTGCGCGACGAACTACCGCAGCTGATTGCGGATAATTTTAGCGTCAGTGAAAAAGCGTCGATCTTTGGTCACTCCATGGGCGGGCATGGTGCATTAATGATGGCCCTGAAAAACCCCGGGCGCTTCCGGTCGGTATCTGCTTTTGCGCCGATTGTTAACCCGACCCGCGTGCCGTGGGGGCAAAAAGCCTTTAAAGCCTATCTCGGTACGGATGAGTCCTTGTGGCAAGACTGGGACAGCTGCTGCCTGCTGGCTAAAGCCCCGCAGTCGGCACAATTGCCTATGCTCATCGACCAGGGGGATGACGACCAATTCCTCGCCGACCAGCTAAGGCCAGAAGAGTTTGAAAAAGTCGCGCAGGAGAAGGGCTGGCCGCTGGCGCTGCGTATTCAGCCGGGCTGTGACCACAGCTACTATTTCATTGCGACGTTTGTTGAGGATCATCTTCGTTTTCACGCGGAGCATTTGCAGGGTTAG
- a CDS encoding catecholate siderophore receptor CirA (Cir; FeuA; CirA; receptor protein for siderophores (colicin IA, IB and V) and microcins (E492, H47, and M); TonB-dependent; able to transport monomers, dimer, and linear trimers of 2,3-dihydorxybenzoylserine; outer membrane protein), whose amino-acid sequence MLRLNPIVRGGLCASVLSLAFPVIADDREETLVVTASATEQNLKDAPASISVITRDELQKKPVNNLKDVLQNVPGVQLTNEGDNRRGVSLRGLDSSYTLILVDGKRVNSRNAVFRHNDFDLNWIPADAIERIEVVRGPMSSLYGSDALGGVVNIITRKVGKAWHGTFTVDSTVQEHRDRGDTYNGNFFTSGPLIDDVLGVKVYGSLGKRQKDGQQASTTNANGLTPQIEGFTSRNASTEFAWTPADNQDVTLGYGFDRQDRESDSLDKNRIERQDYSLGHNGRWGFGNTELRFYGDKIDNLNPGNSAAITSRNNSLDGKLVLPLSDINQFLTFGGEWRHDKLSDPVNITGGNSSNTSASQYALFIEDEWRIFEPLALTTGIRMDDHETYGDHWSPRAYLVYSATDTLTVKGGWATAFKAPSLLQLSPDWTSRSCRGACQIVGSPDLKPETSESFELGLYYAGDEGFLDGVSGSVTAFQNNVEDMIDIQRTANRSVAPSYSNFVGFDRSGNPIFRYYNVNKARIRGVETELKIPFNDQWKLSLNYTYNDGRDLSNGGNKPLQQQSFHTANGTVDWAPLEDWSFYVSANYTGKQRAVSATDKTPGGYIVWNTGGAWKATKNVKVRAGVLNLGDKDLNRDIYSYNEDGRRYFMALDYSF is encoded by the coding sequence ATGTTAAGGTTGAATCCCATTGTCCGGGGAGGACTTTGTGCGTCTGTACTCAGTCTTGCATTCCCCGTCATCGCTGACGATCGCGAAGAAACCCTCGTTGTCACCGCGTCTGCCACCGAACAAAACCTCAAAGATGCGCCCGCCAGTATCAGCGTGATCACCCGGGACGAACTGCAAAAAAAACCAGTTAACAATCTGAAAGATGTGCTGCAGAACGTGCCCGGCGTCCAGTTGACCAACGAAGGGGATAACCGCCGTGGCGTCAGTCTTCGCGGCCTGGACAGCAGCTATACCCTGATTCTGGTAGACGGTAAACGAGTCAACTCCCGCAATGCGGTATTCCGCCATAACGACTTTGACCTGAACTGGATCCCGGCGGATGCGATTGAGCGCATCGAAGTGGTGCGCGGGCCGATGTCTTCTCTTTATGGCTCAGATGCCCTTGGCGGCGTGGTGAACATCATCACCCGTAAAGTCGGCAAAGCCTGGCATGGCACTTTCACCGTAGATTCCACCGTGCAGGAACACCGCGATCGCGGCGACACCTATAACGGTAACTTCTTCACCAGCGGCCCGTTGATTGACGACGTGCTGGGCGTAAAAGTCTATGGCAGCCTCGGTAAGCGCCAGAAGGATGGCCAGCAGGCATCGACGACGAACGCCAATGGCCTGACGCCGCAGATTGAAGGTTTCACTTCCCGCAATGCCAGCACGGAATTTGCCTGGACACCGGCTGATAATCAGGATGTCACCCTGGGCTACGGCTTTGACCGCCAGGACAGGGAATCAGACTCGCTGGATAAGAATCGTATCGAACGTCAGGATTATTCCCTCGGGCATAACGGGCGCTGGGGCTTCGGCAATACCGAGCTGCGTTTCTACGGCGACAAAATTGATAACCTGAACCCGGGCAACAGCGCGGCTATCACCTCACGCAACAACAGCCTCGACGGTAAGCTGGTACTGCCGCTGAGCGATATCAACCAGTTCCTGACCTTTGGCGGGGAGTGGCGTCACGACAAGCTGAGCGACCCGGTGAATATTACCGGCGGCAATAGCTCGAATACCTCGGCCAGCCAGTACGCCCTGTTTATCGAGGACGAATGGCGCATCTTCGAACCGCTGGCGCTGACCACCGGCATTCGTATGGATGACCATGAAACCTACGGCGACCACTGGAGCCCGCGGGCATATCTCGTCTATAGCGCGACGGATACCCTCACCGTCAAAGGCGGCTGGGCCACGGCATTTAAAGCCCCGTCCCTGCTGCAGCTTAGCCCGGACTGGACCAGCAGATCCTGCCGTGGCGCCTGCCAGATTGTCGGTAGCCCTGACCTGAAACCGGAAACCAGCGAAAGCTTTGAGCTGGGGCTGTATTACGCCGGGGATGAAGGCTTTCTGGACGGGGTGAGCGGCAGCGTGACTGCCTTCCAGAACAACGTTGAGGATATGATTGATATCCAGCGTACTGCGAACCGCAGCGTAGCGCCGTCTTACTCAAACTTTGTGGGCTTTGATAGGAGCGGTAACCCTATCTTCCGCTATTACAACGTGAACAAAGCGCGTATTCGCGGCGTGGAAACCGAGCTGAAAATACCGTTTAACGACCAGTGGAAGCTGTCGCTGAACTACACCTATAACGACGGGCGCGATCTGAGCAACGGTGGCAATAAACCGCTGCAGCAGCAGTCGTTCCACACGGCTAACGGTACCGTTGACTGGGCGCCGCTCGAGGACTGGTCGTTCTATGTTTCTGCAAACTACACCGGCAAACAGCGTGCGGTCTCCGCGACGGATAAAACGCCTGGCGGCTATATCGTGTGGAACACCGGCGGTGCCTGGAAAGCGACGAAGAACGTCAAGGTGCGGGCTGGGGTTCTGAACCTGGGCGACAAAGATCTGAATCGTGATATCTACAGCTATAACGAAGACGGTCGTCGCTACTTTATGGCGCTGGATTATAGTTTCTAA
- a CDS encoding iron ABC transporter ATP-binding protein, which produces MQGLKIDAFNAGYPKRKIIENLSVPALPRGKITVLLGPNGCGKSTLLRSLAGLNRAEGQLYLDGEDLMALPFAKRAEKVVYLPQSLPQGVHLHVLESIIVAQRASGGRHSAESEAQVMELLKQLGISHLALSYLDQLSGGQKQLVGLAQSLIRRPSLLLLDEPLSALDLNYQFHVMDLVARETRERNIVTVVVVHDINIALRHSEHVLMLRDGKLVASGEPEDVITPRSLAQVYGVKGRIERCSQGVAQVLIDGLVETPTV; this is translated from the coding sequence ATGCAGGGCTTAAAGATTGATGCATTCAACGCCGGTTACCCAAAGCGTAAAATTATCGAAAACCTCAGCGTGCCTGCGCTGCCGCGCGGCAAAATTACCGTGCTGCTGGGGCCGAACGGCTGCGGCAAATCGACGCTGCTGCGTTCGTTAGCGGGGCTGAATCGCGCGGAAGGGCAGCTGTATCTGGACGGTGAAGACCTGATGGCTCTGCCGTTTGCCAAACGCGCTGAAAAAGTGGTTTATCTGCCGCAGTCGCTGCCGCAGGGCGTTCATTTGCATGTGCTGGAATCCATTATCGTGGCGCAGCGCGCATCCGGTGGCCGTCACAGCGCCGAAAGCGAAGCTCAGGTTATGGAACTGCTGAAACAGCTGGGGATCTCGCATCTGGCGCTGAGCTATCTCGACCAGCTTTCCGGCGGGCAAAAACAGCTGGTTGGCCTGGCGCAGTCTTTGATTCGCCGTCCGTCCCTGCTGCTGCTCGATGAGCCGCTGAGCGCGCTGGATTTGAATTATCAGTTCCACGTCATGGATTTGGTCGCCCGCGAAACCCGCGAGCGCAATATCGTCACCGTTGTTGTGGTGCATGATATCAATATTGCTTTACGCCATAGCGAGCATGTTCTCATGCTGCGCGACGGCAAACTGGTTGCCAGCGGTGAGCCGGAGGATGTGATTACTCCGCGCAGTCTGGCCCAGGTTTACGGGGTGAAGGGGCGCATTGAACGCTGCTCACAGGGGGTTGCCCAGGTGCTGATCGACGGCCTGGTGGAAACGCCCACCGTATAA